The window AGAAAAATCAAAGCACACATACCTCATAAATATTGTAATACAATGGTGAGTTGATTTATACACATCAAAATTGTTagtatttttccttttactgATAACGAAATTAGTTCAGGTCTTTGtcatttaatataaatctatttcCCTATTGGTTTTGGAAACGATGCATATATAGATGACACATTTGACCCAACATTGAAGTTTATGTGctgaaatatacaaatataatgtgagaaaaaataaaagtgggGTGTGTTTTGGTTCACATTTTGGATGCAGATGTTGACCCAATGTCCAACTCatgatatttcttttgaaaaaatatgtcattttattatacaaattatGTTAATTCACCACATACCATAAGGTTGATGCACACGAAAATATATTGCACATTTACGTCTATCcaaatttaacatttgaaaatagaatTATCTCAAatcctaatttattttagaatacAATTCCCTCTGATAGTGTTTTGTAGAtctaaaatgtaaattgaggttttctaaaacaaaaattttcacttaaatattctaaacattttttttctttttctgaaaGGTATTGTATTAGATTTGAACCTGAAACCTCTTGTCGAACATACATGTGTTAATTGAGCTAAGATCATGTCAGCTggaccaaattttttttaaaagcaaaaattagcaattttttttcatgtttatttacaaaatatatatatatatatatatatatatatatatattaagttttAGCTTTAGTTTAGTAATTATTTAGTTCTTATTTTCAGTTTTAATCATTGcatataaatatcattttcacatataattgtttttgaattttttttttaagatagcaaatttgacaaaatatttacaaccgatagcaaattcatatttacaatttatagcaaattctatcactcataatcattattatgttatattgATAGAAAACTATCAgagatagaatctaaaattttgctgtatcctgtaaatattttaattattttgctattttaaaaaatattccatttttttgtcatttattttatcattatttgaAGGGACAATTGCAAGATTGAcgaaaacatttgaaaaaattaagcttatgaCCAAAAcatttgttcatattttttctttaaaaatagcaaaactggatgttcaatttgatttaaaaggggaattaaattttttctcatccttatagttattttttaatttaattaaaatgtgatgaaataattttaatgaattagTTAAAATGAATCGATAAATGTTAAAATGGGTTAAATTAAGGATTTAAgttcaaaaaaataagaatttaaattaaaaattaaggatttgaatgaaaaaattgtagttcgttttaaataagaattatttgaattaattcttattttaactaatttaatctttcccacatttttattaattattattattttaatttaatactaatttatttttattcctctaatgaaaaaatcaattttctctcacattttaactaatttatttttctctactGACTTCTTATATTGAATGACTCACTTTATCGATGTTGACTCCACTACTTCACATGTGTGACTTTTAATAACAAAGCACTTGACCATATATTGTAGCATTATTTGTCTTCACAAATCATTCCCTTACATAATTCCATATTGTCACTCACCACTAGAACTATAAATGGATAGTGTTCCCGAACGCTACCTAATGTATTCATGTCTAACTCACTAAATATATTTCAAGGAAATTCATGTTTACCATCGAAGCTCATCTCTTCGAATTCATTACCCGCCGCCTCTGTTTTAAAGTCTCTATATTTATTGTTAGctatcatttatttatcatcGCACACTGATTGTGCATTTAAGTTTATGCCCAAGTTAGATCCTACGTTATATTTAAGTTTCCACATGGGGTTGGTCATAATTAACCCCATCAATACCATCTATAATATGACCAATTGTAAACAACATAATTGACACATATTTGCTTGTCATTCTCTGGTTGGGTTTGATTTTTGCTTTAGAATGCTTTTacatctttttcaaattagtACTTCTCCTTCTTCATATTCTCACATATTCTTATTCATGATTTTTTCATCTCctcttccattattttttttccttctttgttgTTTCTCATCTTCAATGTCATCTTCTCTTCCATTATAAATGACACATATAATGCCTGTTTTGAAAGggtgaatgttgattaattaagtaaataatttaactaattaatctaCATCATTGAAACCTATAAtttataggtccattaggtttccTTGTTTCTTGCTAGCATATTActgaaaatcataattttaattgaattactTGAATCGTTTAAATTAGGTTATAGAGgaatatattaattgtatATTATACTAttagtataaaatataatatatcttgatacattataatatagatttaattaaagcTATATATTATGGGAAAGTTagtgtatttgaaaataattcaaataatattaaattaatataaaaaggatttatattaaaactatatattaatatattaataagaaGGGAGTTCACGATAACATTGTAGGttatgagaaaaatatatgtttgaaattttattgaattaaatataatatatttaacggacaaaatatagttttagtCTGTACCAAGGAATTAGGGATGCTCATTTAAGATATTCTTGTGGAGAATTTTGttaatccttttatttttttgttacattccTATAGAGAAGAGCGAAAATAATGATGTTAGTAACATTGATATCTTCTACAGCAGTTTTGAATGCTACTCATGCTTATGCTCATACCTATGTTATTGGAGAGGTTGAGGGATGATAATATTGTGAGAAAtgattaagaatttaattttgtgtctaAGGTATTACAACTTTGACATTCTTTAAAAGTTGCTTGGTGAAGAATTTgtatgttttctaaaattgtatTGATCTCCTCTCACAAAGGATGGGGTGTTTAGGAATCCGTAGGTGAGGTTGTTGTTTGcttggttgatttttatttaaacaaaaaaatatattaattttcattgaCATATATTGTATCACCATATCTAACCTATCACATCAACAGTTAATGCtgggatatatatatagttgaaaattaatagGGAAAGTCTAAATCCCCAAAATGCCCATGGAATTGTGATTTCAGAAAAGAGGTTGAAGGATCATTTCGTAATGTTGCATAGACTGCTACAAATGTAGATACCGGGAATTCAATACCCAACGGTTTCTATAAATTGAGAACCAAGTCCTCTCCACTGAGGGAACTCACCACCGCCACCAATTACCGGAATTCTACGACGGAGCACAAAATGGTCTCCCCTCCTATCACTCAATGCTTCCCATTCTAAATTTCTCCTACCTTCAACCTCTCGCTTCTTTCCTGGAGTCGGTTCAGTTCAGAGCCCTCCTTCTCGTTCTGACCACTCTTGAAACTCCCCGGAGCGCTTAACTTTCCAGATGAAATTCCTTTTTGAGTTCGTTTCTTGCTGCGTGCCGGTCAACATGTCGCGCATAGACAATCCGGAGGAGACAGAGGCGGCAGGCTCCAAGGAGATGAGATCTCTGCCTCCGATTACCACCAGAAAACACCGGCGGAGAAAACGAAGCGCGTTGTTACCTTCGGCGGCGGCGAAACTAGCCGCCGATTGGAAGCCGTCGCTGGGAGCGATTTCAGAGGATAAGGTAGTTCTGGTAGTGatggagagagagaagagcGATGAGCAGACGACGGAATTGGAACGATCGGTGAAAAGAAAGAGTAGATCCCGAGACGGAGAAAGCAGAGGAGTTCACGGCCGTAATAACAGTAACGATTTCAGGTACGTTAACGTTTTTGTCAGTTCATGAATCTTCCATATGATTTTCAAAACCGTAAGGATCCGTGAAATGAAAACGACATCTGAAATGAATCTTTCTGTTAAATTTTTTCCCCTCTTGTCTCTCTCAGCCTTAGGCAAAGTCCGTCGGCGATTCCGGTGGTGATCCCGGCGTTTTCTCCGGCTCCGTTCTTGTTCTGATGCAATTTAGGCTTCCTCTTTCCGATCAATCAGGGGTGTTTAGTATATGTAGATATCAATatatgttatatgtatatatagatttatCAATTAGGATGGTTGAAGTGtaatatttgtataattattaatCATGATCTGGAAACAGAAAGTTTAGATTATGGAGAAAGAAAACTTTGTTCATGAAATTTGTAGCTTGTTTGAGTGGTTTCTTTAATGGAAACACTCGTCAATTTAATTGTTCCCATTTTTCTATATCATGCTTTGATTATTTCTCTCATCTTCATTCCGTTTCTTTAATGGAAACCCtaagcttaatttttgttcttcaattgaAGTTCTATGGTTGCTTTCAATGTTTGttctcatttaatttcacttattttgaaattgtttttattttgatccacaagttttcataaaatatcaattttgctctctttgaaatatattttatgcaAAGCAATCAACCCatatgaattatattaaaagaaaaggaaaagagtaGTAAATGgatatgaaaaaaacaaacaagagaTCAATTCAAACTCGTTTGTTCTTAGTCTTAAAGCAAAACCCTAGTAGATTTAACACCACACAATTACTATATCACATTATTACTAGTAATATGAACACTGAGTTTACAATTAGTTGAATAATGAGTTTATAATAAGTaggattgaaaattttattagaaattaCTCTATGCATGCACATATTTTAGGACAATAGTTAAGTGTCCAATTCCTAAAATATATGGAAGTGGTTTTAGAATCTAGAAAAAATCTTGTACAACTATaaagaaaatagcaaatatataaatattaggGAGGATAAGATAAGCATAATCTCACTCAATTTCCACAATTGTGATCGCCATGAGACAAATTCATATcttctcatttaattttatataaaccAAATGGTATCATTGactttaatcaaataaaatccaTAGATAATTTATAGATAATTTGGATTGTTCCCAACATTATTTATCTTGTAATTTGACTCAATTAGTCTATATTTAgtctatatttatttcttacatGCATgcttaatataaaatttcatccATTACTAAAATCATATAACACCTACTTAATAATTGTTCTTTCTTAAATAacaaagaatataatataatttcatcattCATCAGTGTGTAagaataacataaatatttgtttgtacaacctaataaaataataaatgtatatagtgatttatcataaatataaaataaatttttattaaaattaaaagtaaattggTTCATTAAACACattcttaataataatgaaaaatagattattcaaaaatatgatttaatgagaaattttgtacttaaaaattagaaaacttcTGGGCAAAAACAATGTGATAATCAATATACCAATTTCGAATTTTGAAACATCgtacataaaatatttatatatgaaaaattgatgGTAAGCAagctatttttaatttaaacaaaggaaagaaaacttCATTATCATCCATGCAAGTTGTTAattatgatataaaatttgtatgataattgtatatattaaatgcATAGTTGAGAATAGGGTGGAAAACACCAAGTGGATTTGGATTGGATGAAATAggtatattaaaattaaaaagttttgaaatgtcacataaagaagaaaaagtaagcatgagagattttgaaaaatctatagggaaaaaaaatgatatatttggTTAAGAGTCACATCATTCACAagtttccctttctttcatCCAACTAGGGCTCAATTGACAAACTTAACTGTTAAAAAGGGTTTCATTTCTTACatccttttcttcaactttctttcttatggTTTATTTTAATGTGTTGTTAATGGGagtagaaaaaataaagttattatataGGTGGAAATTTAAGTCATCATATCtcactaaattattaaaatataaaaatcctaaagtttgtattttgtattaattaaaaaacaaccaaatacacaatctaacaaaatatataaataataacattctTACCACTGACCTGTATAGATGAACATCTttaagatatttgaaaaaaatactcATTAACTTTCAATAGTACAATTAGCTAAGGTTCATGCTAAAAAATTTAGCTATCTGAAATGGATTCAATAAGAGAAGTTCGGATGGACCTAAAGGTTGGTAGTTTGTTTGATGAGTATTTTAAATTCCCATTAAGTCACTGCTATAAAATTAGCCTTGCTTGATATTTGTAGcgtttttgttataaaaatgtcatgtaataacaattttaaagaaaaagaacgtCTAGTATCTTGTTAAAATAGCGAAGAAGTTAGATGACACCATGTGGCTAGATTTTAGTTATGAAAAAGAACGTAGGAATAAATATTCTGCATAATGATATGAGCTCCAAGTAAAGTTGTTGGAACAGTTGTGATGGTGATTTATAATCTTCCCCAATAGTTGTGTATGAAACGAAAGTTCATGTTATTATCAATATTGACTTGGggtacaaattaaaaaaaccaagAGATGACATTAGGATAACTTAGAACCAttaattgatgatttaaaacttttgtggAAAAGTGATGTGCAATGTTACGATGCCTATAATAAGGAGCTATTCAACTTAAGAACAATTCTATTGGGGACGATCAATGGATTTCAAACATATGGAAACCTTAGTGGATATAGAGTGAAAGAGTACAAGACATATCCAATTTGTGAAGATAACACATCTTCAATATAACTGAAATGTGGGGGAAAAATGGTATATCTTAGGCATTGGAAATTTCTAGCAGATAATCATCATTTTCGTCGTTTGATGATTAGCGAGAACATGGAAGTATTCCAGAATATTTGTTCAAGAAGgttgtgtttgaaaaaactaaagatCTCAACATTGTTTAGATCTtgattttcaagaaaaactaAAGACGGTTTGAATATTAGACatgatttaattgatttaaagatTCAACTTGAGCTCATACCTATtaatgatgataaaaaaaattcattcatGTTACTTTtagtaagaaagaaaaatgttttcttttgaagacgttataaaaaatgaagatttctCACGTTACTTTTCCAATGTTAGAAATTTTCTGTGTCAATATgtagaaaattcaaaactcaaTGATCTAAAATCTCATGATTGTCATGTCCTCTTACAATAATCTTGTTTGGCATCAAATCTTTGTGCTATCAAAACATGCTTGATATGCTATAACTCatctgtattttttttctttcaattctaTATGTAACAAAGTTCTAGATGTTATATAACTAGAGAAGCTGCAAGAAGACATTGTGATTACATTATGTTTACTAGAGAAGTACTTCCCTCCTTCATTCTTCACGATAATGGTGCATCTCACTATACACATTGtcagaaaagtaaaattttatggGCTCATATATTTGCGATGCATGTATccatttgaaatgttcaagaAGGTTATAAAAAACGTTGTGAAAAATAGACACCGTCCATGTGGTTGTATTACTGaaagttatatattataagaagttaaattttgttcaaaaattTTATGTGAAGTAGATCCTATTAAACTTGGTTGTCAAAAGTTAAGAGACAATTTAAGCAATTCAGAAATTGGTAACCCATTGTCAAGTGCAGTTCCTAACATATACCTCAACGAGAACTCTTACATCAAGCTCACCGAtatgttttggaaaatatCATCGATATGCAACCATATATGAAGTAAGttcttttgtttatgattcatttatttcattgaaattcatgaaatttaaaacaattacatttcAATGTCTTGTTTTCTTCGTAAGAAAACATATGATCACATTACAACAACAACACCCAGgtagataaaaaaaaccaaaaaacagaTTGAAGATGAACACGATCGAACTTTTATATCTCTGgttaaagaaaatgtgaaacatgaaatatataatttaagataatcCTTTCTgacttatattttaattgtgtAAGTTGTGTCACTTAGGTTGGAATAAAACTTGCAACAAAAGATATTGAGGTTTCAGATAACTTGAGGTGGATTGCTCATGACCCTCATCCAATTGTGATTATGTATAGGTAGTTATGCTATTAATGATCTTACTATCACACAGAGTcgtatgaaaaaaataaaactataaagaATAGTAGGGTTAGTTTAGTTTAGAAAACAATGCAAGCATCTAGcttgaaagataaaaattctATAATTGAAGAGATTTTATTTTACGATA of the Cucumis sativus cultivar 9930 chromosome 3, Cucumber_9930_V3, whole genome shotgun sequence genome contains:
- the LOC101213465 gene encoding uncharacterized protein LOC101213465 — protein: MKFLFEFVSCCVPVNMSRIDNPEETEAAGSKEMRSLPPITTRKHRRRKRSALLPSAAAKLAADWKPSLGAISEDKVVLVVMEREKSDEQTTELERSVKRKSRSRDGESRGVHGRNNSNDFSLRQSPSAIPVVIPAFSPAPFLF